Genomic segment of Mercurialis annua linkage group LG6, ddMerAnnu1.2, whole genome shotgun sequence:
CAAATTAAgttcaaactttaaaataatcGACTCAATAGACTCATAAGTCTGAATgcattttaataagttaatttttaatttcaattatacaTATTTACAATGATACTCTtgctaatataaataatttttaagtgTCTTAATTACTAGATAGTTAAGTCGGATGAGTTAAATTTGATTCTCGATTATTGTAACGAACTCGATCTCATCACTCAGATTGAATtcgaattaaattttatattttagatttGAGTCGCGTTTGAAGTTGACATTATTTCTCTATTTGATTATAACAAGTACTATGAGTGTTTGAGTTTATGTTCATGCTTTGCTATGGTGTTTTTGAATGAACAGGGAAAGGTTCCAATACTATCAACAACAGCATTGCATCATCTTCATATATTCATCTTCGTGCTCGCTTGCGTCCACGTGGCTTTCTGCGCGCTAACCATTCTTTTCGGAAGTGCGAAGGTACGTACATTATATCTAGTCTTTTTCTAGTTTGCATTGGTAGGCTTATTTAGTCGAATCtcgttaaattttaatattctcTTTACTGTTTATTTAATAGCTAATCGTTCGGCTTCTGTCCCCGAAACCTCactaaattttgttttgtagaTAAGACAATGGAAGCATTGGGAGGATTCTGTCACAAAAGGATTACAATATGATCAGGAGCAAGGTGTTTAAACTTCATGGCTTTTTTTCGCTAATTTGCCGTAGTAATAAATAGAAACATTTTCTAAATATGTACTTACATATATAAAATGCAGCAACGCTTACTCATGTTCAAGATCATGATTTCATCAAGAAACGCTTTAAGGGTATCGGCAAGAACTTTTACTTGCTCGGTTGGGTGGTAAGTCCttattctctttttctctaCACTTTaagtgtgaaaaaaaaaatggaaaaagggTCATTTCGGTCCCTAAAGTCGAGGTCAATTAATGTATTGTTagtcattttaatcaattaaggacAATACGCGTCAATTAATTCCCAAATTGCACAAAATAAATGAGTTTAGGGACTGCAATAATCCAATTTGGGAGTTAATTGACTTAAACACAGAGAGTATTGTCTCTAATTGACCAAAAAATGAACACTGTTAttctaattgattttaaatgtcTAAATGTGAGTTAATTTTCCCTTGTGACCCTTTGTATAAAAATAATGTAATCGAATAGATAATACTATAAAACTATCTCCCGTCTGTAGGTGCAAAAGTTTAATCAAAtcgaattaatattatataaaatttcactttttggttcggtttgattttaaaaatattaaaagtggaccacaaaaaataacaaaaccgACTAGTTCAGTTGCGGTCCAGTTTAAAATGTTGGTAATCTTTTTCggataattttgttttaatggtTCTTTATTTTCATGTTTTGCATGTCAGCATTCATTTTTCAAGCAGTTTTATGGGTCAGTAACCAAATCGGATTATATCACATTACGACTGGGATTCATTATGGTAAGAGTTGCTCATTAATCTATTTCAGTAAACTCTTTACATTTAATTAACTCAACAATTTTGTTTTACAGACTCATTGTAGAGGAAACCCAAAATTCAACTTTCACAAGTACATGATGCGTGCTCTTGAAGctgattttaaaaaagttgtagGAATAAGGTTAAAACcatgtttaaattaatttctaacATCATAACAAATCTTAAGTTGAACCAAATAATTTCTAAGTCGTTACCTAATTGTTTGCAGTTGGTATCTTTGGTTATTTGTGGTTCTTTTCTTGCTGCTCAATGTTGCTGGTAATATATATCTCAACTCAACTTACTCTACTCAATTCAATTAAGGTTTTGATCACGGAAACGAAACCATTGAAGAAGCGGAAAAcaacaaaatcacattttttgcaataggttaattataaaattaaaattttagagttTCAAAAACGCTTCCGTAAAAAACTTGAAATGCAAGACTCGACAAGTTTTCACGCAGGAAAGATGATTTTTGTGATATGTGGCAGTTATCGACTCCGTTACTTATTTTTAAACTTGTATACTGACCTTGCTGTGCAGATTGGCATGCATATTTCTGGATCGCATTCATTCCCTTCATTGTAAGTTCACCATTCAACATAACTAACAGGAAATTAACCGACAAGTTGGTAAGGATTCTATCGAATTACCAATTGTGATTTTCTTGTTGCAGCTTCTAATGGCTGTTGGTGCTAAGCTGGAGCACATAATTAACCAGTTAGCGCACGAGGTCGCGGAGAAGCACGTAGCAGTTCAAGGAGACTTGGTTGTTAAACCTTCAGATGATCACTTCTGGTTCAGCCGTCCTCGAATTGTTCTGTTTCTGATTCACATCATCCTGTTTCAGAATTCTTTTGAACTTGCATTTTTCTTCTGGATATGGGTAAGTGAATCATAGAATAGAGTGCTACATTATATCAGACAACATTTGTAATGAGTCGCTGCTGATTGTAAGTAATGTCTGAAAATGTATGCAGGTACAATACGGCTTCGACTCCTGCATAATGGGATCAGTTGGTTACCTTATTCCACGACTCGTTATTGGGTAACATCATCAGTAACTATTTCATGTTTCCCACAACAATGCGTAGAATCTTAAACATTATGTCTGCTTGCTGATATATCATATTTTTCAGGGTGTTTATTCAGTTTGTTTGCAGCTATAGTACCTTGCCACTGTATGCAATTGTCACACAGGTAATTTTCAGGTCTTACCgagatttctaaaaaaaaaaattgcatcaaatttatgtaaaattttgatttagaaCGACAAAGAAGTGAGATATGTTTTGTTACGGAACAGATGGGAAGCTCGTTTAAGAAATCGATATTTGAGGAACATATTCAAACTGGTCTTGTTGGTTGGGCTAAGCAAGCTAAGAAGAAGACAGTTCTCAGAAAAGCTGCAAATGGCTCGGCACAAGTCGGTCATAGGGAATCTTCTCATGGGTCAGTCGAGTTGTCCATTGCTGGATCAAAGGATCTTGTAATGGATGAACAAAATGCAGCAGACAGTATGCATACAAATGCATTTCAAATGCCTAAGTAAAAACACTACTTGATTTGGGTATTAACACTGCAGTTTTACTGTGATTTTTGTACCAATGTGCTTTTACAATTGTATTATATCATTTGTTATATGTCAGTTTTCAACTTGTAACGGAGCAGACTCTATATAAATAAAGAGCCGACATTTGTAGTTAGCAATGATCAATATTATCACATATATGGCACAGAAACAGAAAACACAGATACGACATCTTTTACAAATATAGCTTACCAGTCTGCAAAAGAAGTAACGTAAGTTCTGCAAGTGAGTATGCTACTTTATCTTGACCAGTCTGGTTCTGGTTTCGGACTCAAAAACTTTGACCAGGTTTGGTTCCAAGTTTGTCTATACTGGATCCCATGTCGCGGCAGATTGTCTCAAAAGCGATTACAGTGATTTATACTTTTTACTAATCATTGAGGCATAATCAATCATCTATCTTTCAGCTTCTCAAAATCAAAACTAAGATAATTAAAACTACAGATGGACACATCTATTATTTAGAATAAATGAAATAGTCAGTACCAATAGTTAGAAGCTGCAAGTACCATATACGTAAATGTGGTTAACATCATCCATCGAAGAATCTGAACTAGCAACAGAATCCAGCCACTTGATTTCTTCCATCAGCTCTTCCAATATCAGATATATATCTTCGCAATGAGGGTGCGACCGGTCATCGGCAATAAAAGCATGAACCTCGTTTTTAACCTCTATCCAGCTCCAACCAGGGACCTTTTTCACCTTCCTCTCCCTCATTAACCTTGTCATGCAAGCTTTCTCATCCCATCTCTTAAGATCTCCATACATGTTAGAGAGGATAACATATGTGCAATGCTCTTCAGGCTCTAGTTCCAGCAGATGGCTAGCTACCTGAGCAGCTAATTCTATGTCGCCACAAGCTCTACAGGCACCTAATAGAGTTTTCAATACCATTGCATCTGGTTCAAATGGCATGGATTTGATCACGGCTTTTGCCTCATCTAGATATCCTGCTCGACCAAATAGATCAATTGCACAAGCGTAATGCTCCATCCGGGGTGTAATCCCATAGTCAGATTTCATGGTTTTCAGAATGTACTGGCCCTGCTCTACTAAACCAATATGACTACATGCAGTTAAAGCTGCGACGAAAGTTATATGATCCATCTTCACATTTTTTCCTCTCATTTGAAAGAAGAGATCCAAGGCAATATCACCTTGTCCATGCTGTGCATATGCAAACATAATAGAATTCCAAGTAATTGAGCTATCTTTCGCGGTCTCTTCAAAAGATTTCCGAGCATCTTCAATCATTCCACATTTAGAGTACATAAAAATCAATGAACTTGCAACAAAGTCATTCGACTCAAACCCTGATTTAACTGTCAAGAGATGAATCTGTTGTCCCAGTTGGAGGGTTGCTAAGTCAGAGCAAGATCTAAGGACTGCTGACAAAGCATAGTGATCAATATCCACCACCAAAAATCTCATTTGCTCGAACAATTTTAGAGCATCTTCACTAAACCCAGTTTGTGAGAATCCAGTCAAGATGGAATTCCAAGATACACGGTCCTTGACCTCCATGgagttaaaaacaattaatgcATCCTCCATGGAATTATTACTTGATTCAAGATACATTGCTATCACTGCATTGCATATAGGCACCGATTCTTCCAATCCTCTCTTAATCAGCAGACCATGTAAAGATTTTCCATTGGCTTTATGTGAACAAGCACTTATAATAGTCGTGTAAGTATATATATCTGGCTCAAACCCAAACTGCTGCATGTCAAGAAACAGTTTGAACGCAATTTCCTTTTCGTCATGTGTCAAGCAAGCCGCTAACATTGAATTCCACGTTACCAAATCTCGAAAGCCAACAGCACCATCAAAAACTCTTTGTGCATCGTCTAGCGAACCACATTCTGAGTAAGAAGTAATTGTGGCATTGCACACTGTATTATTATGCTCCACGCCATGTTTTATAACCATACAATGAAGCTGCATTGTTACTTTATAAAACTTTTCTTCATCGAGCAAGGTAAGAAGCGGAGCAAAAGTTCCATCATCAAGACTCACACCCTCCTTCTCCATGCAGCTTAGTAACCAAAATGCAGTATCACGATCACCTTCCTGCACAAAACCAGCAATGAGAGCGTTCCACGAAACAGAATTACGCTGTGGCATGCTCTTAAACACCGTCAACGCATCTTCAACTCTCTCACACTTTGCATACATGTCCAGCAACGCACTCCCTGCGTAAACATTCTCTTCGTAACCCGTTTTAACAATCGAAGCATGCACTTGCTGCCCAACATCAAGTCTCCAAGCAGAAGCAGCCCCTTTAAGTATGCTTCCGAAAGTATATGCATCGAAATCAAACCCGCATCTTTTCATAGATTTATGCAACTCCCAAGCAGAACACAAGTTCCCAGAATTCACATATCCAGAAATCATAGTGTTCCAAGTAACAGAGTCTCTGTGGGGCATTTGGTCGAACAGTTTGCAAGCAAGGGTTAGTCCTGCAAAGCTCCATTTCGTGTAGTGGCTGAGAAGGTTGTTGGCAGTGTAAATATCAGCTAAATGTCCTGATTTGATAGTGTGGCAATGGGTTATGAAGATTTTGTGTAATGCATACTTGGAGCTATCAATCACTGAGTTCAATGGCCTCAttcatttatgaaaaaatatagaTGGTCATATAAAATGAACGCAAGCTCCTTCTTGcaaataacttaaataaatctttaaaacaaaaaatatctcTCTGCTACACATAATATAATCTGATTAAAATAAAGCAAAATGCTTTATATAATACATAATtactaggggtgagcaaaaaccgaaccaaaccattaatccgatccaaatcaacccgaaattaattttggtttggttaaaatggttaaaatggattggtttggtttcaaattataaaaaagtatggtttttggttttggtttggtttcaactagtggttaaccgaaccgaccgaaaaaccgaagtttacaataatattatttttattaatatttatatatgtttaaataaatataaaatttatttattgaaatatttatataaaaatataatatgtgtgtatagatacatatatgaaaataaaacatataaactaatacacacatataagtaaaaattattatgcataattttaattattacgtataattatatataatttttatctaaatctatattaaccaaaccgaactaacccgaaccgaaaccgatgctaaagtttggttaaccgaaccgaaattttacataaatatttggcgtggtttggtttttatattttcccttaaaatatggtttggtttggaagtttactaaaccaaaccgaaccgaaccgaaccatgctcacccctaataATTACACTTATAAGCCTTTGGAagttttttcaattatatttatgaagaaagaaataaaatgcAATTTAAGTATAGTCCAACTGTGGGTAATTTTTACTCATAATTTCGCAATTTGTTTTCGCTATCTAGGGGATGCACGGATCCTGGATATctccaaaccgaaccgaaaaccgtCTAAAATATCCAGGATCGAAAAATATCCGTTGACTATTGACTTTCTCCGAACCGAACCATACCGAAAATTTATTGGTACGGTTCTGGacattttataaataaccgTATCAAGAACCGAACagaaccgtaccgaaccgaaGTACCGAACTTATACTTGACCAAccgaaattttatatatatatatatatatatatatatatattactctattttaaatttgattattatatcgtattaattttgaattactaaacattaaaaatgctttataaaattaaataatatatattaaaaatttattttatatatatattaaaaaaatatcaatttacataaaaatgaaattacttacatatttcaataaaaattatataaatttgtcaaatatttaataattattaaaaatattttaaaaaattgatatgaacAATTTACATATacattattttctatcattaaccaaattacatagttttaaaaaatatgataaagttTTAGACTTGATAATAGATAAAAGTACtcttatcaaataattaaaaatttaatattaaatcgaataataatatacatattgtgtctttttattttattgatgattatttattatgatagttgaaaatataaaaaaaatgaataagtgagtggctaattaattttaaaagtcaaaataatatattataatatagtagatattatattttaaataaaacaatatccgTTGTTCTAGTAATATCCATACCGAACCGTACCAAACCATTAGGATCGAATCCCAGTACCGAATTtccgtaccgaaccgtaccaaaaaataaaatctctcAGCCGAACCGATTATTGGTACAGATCTGgtgattcaatttttaatatccCTGACTTCTGGTTTGGTTCCGGAGATTTGTCTCTACGGATTCCCCCGAACTGTGCTCACCCCTATCGCTATCccacaattaaaattttaaaaaatgtataacaaaaaaatcaattttagttgcttaatataaaaatttattatgctCTATTTTTCTATGTGAAGCAAATCGAACTATTCACATGATTTAAAAgctattataatttaaataaatttcatcatttatttatggcctaatgtcttaaaaatctctgacctttcatccccttttcaatcctgccctgacgttgtaaatcaatcaattttatcctattttgaattttttcatttcaattgtaccctaatgcataaaattgacctttttttatttggcgaaaattctctaaattgatcctttttgcattaaaattaactttttatattaaatagaccatttttgaagaattcttttaaaattttgtcaaataaataaagatcaattttataCTTCAGAGTAcgattgaaatgaaaaaaatacaaaatggaataaaattgacaaattttcaacgtcaggataggattgaaaaggggatgaaagatCGGGaatttttaaggcattaagccttcATTTATTTATACAACCGAAAGAATCGTGTGTATATTGATACTGgtcaaataaaacaatattataaGTTCTCACAATTtctaaaataacttttttatttcaataaattttcaaattttattttattcaaactatttttccaaattttattcatataataaattttcaaatttctcttttcttgaattacttatttttattttaataaattttcaaagaaCTTCTCCTTAATTTTCATCGAATATATAGCATTCtcataaattttcatattttaaagataatttatttagattatttattttaataaattcttacaagtttataagccaaattgccaaaatggagCTGATTATCCATTATATGCAAGTTCATGATTAATTtacccataaaattaatttgtgtTAATTGTCTATTGCTTACTAATTGAGGGAtcaaattgctacttaaatctatataatttcataaaattttaaaaaacttttagcttaatcataaaaaaaaaaaaattcaccttttaactcattttcagttgcaccctgacgttacaattttgtcagctgcacccAAATTCGCAcatttgggtttcaattccaccctcaaaatcaaattggactgtTTTTCACTCGAAAAAATTcgtaaaaacctttataaagtacttgtttgaacttttttccacacaaaaagttaaaaatgaatgacttattttaaatttttctaaataaagaagagatcaatttaatacttgaggATGGAATTGAAACCTAAAAGTGCGAATTTGTgtgcagctgacaaaattgcaacgtcaagATGCATTTGATAAGGGGTTAAAAGGTAGAGTTTTTTTGGTAACCAAGTCTAAACTTTTAAGTATATCGATAGGGTTTCTGATGTTTTAAGTTAATGCTTGGAAATTATTCTACCATGCCAAAGAGGAGTTGATTTCTCGTAATGGCACTTCATAAAACCATATTCTTAGCTTTCAATTCAGGGGAAGAAATATCATAAACTGTCATCAAACTGAGCAAAACTGTGAGCATATCAAACTGAGCAAAACTTTGAGCATAATTCAAAAACTTAGATCATCATTGTCCCCCGATCATGAGCTCACTGGACTCTCCAAAAACAGAATTTATCATGTAACAGATATTCTACAGCACGCCAATGTTTCCTATTTCTATATCATAAACTTCTCGTCAACTTCAGCCTAAACATAAATACGCTAAATATCCAGTTCATGCTCTCACCTCTCGGTTTGCTGCTTCCTATCTGCTGGTTTCACTGCTGTCAGTATATGATCACACTCAAACAAGCCAACTCAGAGCTCCACCCGGAACTACAAGGTACCATGTATAGACTTCACCAGTTGCTCATCTGTTTCTGAATTTTTGAATTGTGAGAAGATCTACCACCCTTGTCTTTATATGAATTTCTCGAGGTAACACTCTTCCGTCCCCCACGAGCTGCTGCTACGGCTCGTCTCCTCTGCTTGTTTAGCCTCTTGATCAGTTCAGGATCATCTTCATTAACAGTCTCATTATCTTCCTCCTGCAAAAAATAACCACTATTAAGCCTTTGATTATCATTGAACTAAGGAAGTAGGAAAACAAAGATGAGCTCCGCAAATAGCGTAATACAAACTACATGAAATTTGAGAATATCTTCCAATCTGACACGTTCATACATCTGATACGGAATCAAATGAAAGGAAACCTATGGCCTGATCATAAATAATGCTGGAAATTCCACTTCAGCGTATTTGTTAAAGTTAACTAATCTGCAAAAAACTGATGTTGAACAGACTCCAAAGTTACCGACTTATACCTTGTCGTTCACTTCTTGCGCTTCGGACTCATTTTTCTCACTGGCTTCACAGATCTGATTACTGTCATCTTCTTTATCATC
This window contains:
- the LOC126653613 gene encoding MLO-like protein 1, translated to MAEGGITLEYTPTWVVAVVCSVIVIISLAVERFLHYLGKLLKRKNQKPLFEALLKIKEELMILGFISLLLTVFQGRINTICIPEELSKKWLPCKEEKDDKEDSAAATAHFQTFFSFISGHRRHLLAEASDSSSSCPKGKVPILSTTALHHLHIFIFVLACVHVAFCALTILFGSAKIRQWKHWEDSVTKGLQYDQEQATLTHVQDHDFIKKRFKGIGKNFYLLGWVHSFFKQFYGSVTKSDYITLRLGFIMTHCRGNPKFNFHKYMMRALEADFKKVVGISWYLWLFVVLFLLLNVADWHAYFWIAFIPFILLMAVGAKLEHIINQLAHEVAEKHVAVQGDLVVKPSDDHFWFSRPRIVLFLIHIILFQNSFELAFFFWIWVQYGFDSCIMGSVGYLIPRLVIGVFIQFVCSYSTLPLYAIVTQMGSSFKKSIFEEHIQTGLVGWAKQAKKKTVLRKAANGSAQVGHRESSHGSVELSIAGSKDLVMDEQNAADSMHTNAFQMPK
- the LOC126653612 gene encoding putative pentatricopeptide repeat-containing protein At3g25970, giving the protein MRPLNSVIDSSKYALHKIFITHCHTIKSGHLADIYTANNLLSHYTKWSFAGLTLACKLFDQMPHRDSVTWNTMISGYVNSGNLCSAWELHKSMKRCGFDFDAYTFGSILKGAASAWRLDVGQQVHASIVKTGYEENVYAGSALLDMYAKCERVEDALTVFKSMPQRNSVSWNALIAGFVQEGDRDTAFWLLSCMEKEGVSLDDGTFAPLLTLLDEEKFYKVTMQLHCMVIKHGVEHNNTVCNATITSYSECGSLDDAQRVFDGAVGFRDLVTWNSMLAACLTHDEKEIAFKLFLDMQQFGFEPDIYTYTTIISACSHKANGKSLHGLLIKRGLEESVPICNAVIAMYLESSNNSMEDALIVFNSMEVKDRVSWNSILTGFSQTGFSEDALKLFEQMRFLVVDIDHYALSAVLRSCSDLATLQLGQQIHLLTVKSGFESNDFVASSLIFMYSKCGMIEDARKSFEETAKDSSITWNSIMFAYAQHGQGDIALDLFFQMRGKNVKMDHITFVAALTACSHIGLVEQGQYILKTMKSDYGITPRMEHYACAIDLFGRAGYLDEAKAVIKSMPFEPDAMVLKTLLGACRACGDIELAAQVASHLLELEPEEHCTYVILSNMYGDLKRWDEKACMTRLMRERKVKKVPGWSWIEVKNEVHAFIADDRSHPHCEDIYLILEELMEEIKWLDSVASSDSSMDDVNHIYVYGTCSF